A stretch of DNA from Mucilaginibacter daejeonensis:
TTCGGGCTCGGCCACCAGCAAACGGCAAGTGACACTCATTCAGCAAGAGCATATCGATCTGGTAAGTTCGGTGATGCAGCTGAATACCCTGACGCCCGGTATGCTACGCCGCAACATCGCGGTGAAAGGTATCAACTTGCTGGCGCTAAAAGATCGCAAGTTTTGGGTGGGCGATGTATTATTAGAATATACCGGCGAGTGCCACCCCTGCTCCCGGATGGAAGAGATCATGGGACCAGGTGGCTATAACGCCA
This window harbors:
- a CDS encoding MOSC domain-containing protein, whose product is MKLSPNSPLQKLMNTMPQQGKVTWIGVRPKRKAPLLSVDNVEAITLKGLQGDHFSGSATSKRQVTLIQQEHIDLVSSVMQLNTLTPGMLRRNIAVKGINLLALKDRKFWVGDVLLEYTGECHPCSRMEEIMGPGGYNAMRGHGGITARILKGGAIGLNATVSMAEENIG